The following are encoded together in the candidate division WOR-3 bacterium genome:
- the uvrB gene encoding excinuclease ABC subunit UvrB, producing MKFKLISNFKPAGDQPEAIEKLVQGIKSGYRFQTLLGVTGSGKTFTIANVIEQVQKPTLVISHNKSLAAQLYSEFKSFFPENAVEYFISYYDYYQPEAYVPESDLYIEKDASINEEIERLRLKATSSLLTRNDVIIVASVSCIYNIGSPDEVKELVVFLKKGVEKGRESLINQLVGIQYKRNDIQFTQGTFRVRGDVIDIFPADEKNAIRVEFFDEFIEKIYIFDPLTGNLLKELNEVIIFPAKHFITTRPRLEEAVKNIKIELEKRVAEFEKQGKLLEAQRLLQRTLFDCEMLLELGYCPGIENYSMHLSGRKPGERPFCLIDYFPKDFLIVIDESHVTIPQIQGMYEGDHSRKLTLVEYGFRLPSALENRPLKFDEFESLINQAICISATPAEWEIKKSNNRIVEQIVRPTGIVDPQVVVKPASNQVDDLINEIQKHISNNERVLVTTLTKRMAEELAQYLNEIGIRVRYMHSEIDAIQRVEILRGLRLGEFDVLIGINLLREGLDLPEVGLVAILDADREGFLRSERSLIQTAGRAARNVRSEVILYADETTDSMKRALSEMERRRNKQIEYNRIHNITPRSIVKTKEEILKATSVADRLLSEDKKEEESFEEIERLYKEMADAVSLMEFEKAAELRDKIKEIKKKMEISERRYNKKIRNF from the coding sequence GTGAAATTTAAACTAATATCTAACTTCAAACCTGCCGGAGACCAGCCTGAGGCAATTGAAAAATTAGTCCAGGGCATCAAATCAGGATACAGATTCCAAACCTTGCTTGGTGTTACTGGTTCAGGTAAAACATTTACGATTGCCAATGTAATTGAACAGGTTCAAAAGCCGACCCTTGTCATATCGCACAATAAATCCCTTGCCGCCCAGTTATATAGTGAATTCAAATCTTTCTTTCCGGAGAATGCAGTTGAGTATTTTATCTCTTATTATGATTATTATCAACCTGAGGCTTATGTTCCGGAAAGTGATTTGTATATAGAAAAAGATGCATCTATAAATGAAGAGATTGAACGCCTCCGGTTGAAGGCAACCTCTTCACTTTTAACCAGAAATGATGTCATAATAGTTGCATCTGTTTCCTGTATTTATAATATTGGTTCTCCAGATGAGGTAAAAGAGCTCGTTGTATTCTTAAAAAAAGGAGTTGAAAAAGGTAGGGAATCATTAATCAACCAACTCGTAGGTATTCAATATAAGCGCAATGATATTCAATTCACCCAGGGAACTTTCCGTGTCCGCGGGGATGTAATTGACATATTCCCTGCCGATGAGAAAAATGCAATAAGAGTAGAATTCTTTGATGAATTCATAGAGAAAATTTATATCTTTGACCCTTTAACTGGCAATTTATTAAAAGAGTTGAATGAAGTAATTATATTCCCGGCAAAACACTTTATCACAACCCGACCAAGGCTTGAAGAGGCGGTGAAAAATATAAAGATTGAACTTGAAAAAAGGGTTGCGGAATTTGAAAAACAGGGAAAATTACTTGAGGCACAACGTTTACTACAGCGCACCTTATTTGATTGCGAAATGCTGTTAGAACTCGGTTATTGCCCAGGCATAGAAAATTACTCAATGCATCTTTCCGGGAGAAAACCAGGAGAAAGGCCCTTTTGCTTGATAGACTATTTTCCAAAGGATTTTCTAATCGTGATTGATGAATCCCATGTAACAATCCCTCAGATTCAGGGAATGTATGAAGGCGACCATTCAAGAAAGTTGACCCTTGTAGAATATGGATTTAGACTACCATCAGCATTAGAAAACAGACCATTAAAATTTGATGAATTTGAATCTCTAATCAATCAGGCAATCTGTATCTCTGCAACGCCTGCAGAATGGGAGATAAAGAAATCTAATAATCGGATAGTTGAACAGATTGTGAGGCCTACCGGTATTGTTGATCCTCAGGTTGTTGTGAAACCAGCAAGCAATCAGGTTGACGATTTGATCAACGAAATCCAGAAACATATTTCTAATAATGAGCGGGTATTGGTCACAACCCTTACTAAAAGGATGGCTGAAGAACTCGCCCAGTATCTCAATGAAATTGGTATAAGAGTTCGTTATATGCATTCAGAGATTGATGCAATACAGAGGGTTGAGATACTACGCGGTTTGAGACTCGGCGAATTTGATGTCCTGATTGGCATAAATTTATTAAGGGAAGGGCTTGACCTTCCTGAAGTTGGGCTCGTCGCAATCCTTGATGCTGACCGTGAAGGATTTTTAAGAAGCGAAAGGTCTTTGATACAGACAGCAGGTCGTGCTGCACGGAATGTCCGTAGTGAAGTCATACTTTATGCTGACGAAACAACGGACTCAATGAAAAGAGCACTATCTGAGATGGAACGCCGTCGCAACAAACAGATTGAATACAATCGCATTCACAATATCACACCGCGCAGTATTGTGAAAACAAAAGAAGAGATTCTCAAGGCAACCTCTGTAGCAGATAGATTATTATCTGAAGATAAAAAAGAAGAAGAATCCTTCGAAGAAATAGAAAGGCTTTATAAGGAAATGGCTGATGCGGTATCTCTAATGGAATTTGAGAAGGCTGCGGAACTCAGGGATAAAATAAAAGAGATAAAGAAAAAAATGGAAATTAGTGAAAGACGATATAATAAAAAAATTAGAAATTTTTAA